Proteins from one Coleofasciculus chthonoplastes PCC 7420 genomic window:
- the thrB gene encoding homoserine kinase → MSIHSPVTVTVPATTANLGPGFDCIGAALTLYNKFTFTRLSSDTPWETERAVRIRVSGIEANQVKTDETNLAYQAFLKLYNQIGHTPPPVQLKIDLDVPLARGLGSSATAIVGGLVGANQLAGEPLSQTEVMQLAIALEGHPDNVVPALLGGCRLAVRGDAVLKEWEICDIPWHDQIVPVVAIPNFELSTQEARQVLPNQVSRADAIFNIAHFGLLVRALATGRGDWLQTALQDTLHQPYRQALIPGYEAVQTAALKAGAYGVTISGAGPTLLALVDPMQAEAVVTAMAEAWQEVGISAIARSHSIDTQGTQSAIAPAI, encoded by the coding sequence ATGTCTATCCATTCTCCCGTCACCGTTACTGTTCCCGCGACAACCGCCAACTTAGGACCCGGATTTGATTGCATTGGCGCTGCCTTAACCCTGTACAACAAGTTCACGTTTACTCGTCTGAGTTCGGATACTCCCTGGGAAACAGAACGGGCGGTGAGAATTCGGGTGTCGGGTATCGAGGCAAACCAGGTAAAAACTGATGAAACGAATCTGGCTTACCAAGCCTTTCTGAAACTATACAACCAGATTGGTCATACACCTCCCCCCGTCCAACTCAAAATTGATTTAGATGTCCCTCTCGCCAGAGGGTTAGGAAGTTCCGCCACGGCGATTGTCGGTGGATTGGTTGGCGCTAACCAACTCGCTGGGGAACCCCTGAGTCAAACCGAAGTCATGCAATTAGCGATCGCGCTGGAAGGACATCCAGATAATGTTGTCCCCGCTTTGTTGGGCGGCTGTCGTCTGGCGGTGCGGGGGGATGCGGTTCTCAAGGAATGGGAGATTTGTGATATTCCCTGGCATGATCAAATTGTCCCGGTTGTCGCCATTCCCAATTTTGAACTCTCCACCCAAGAGGCGCGACAGGTACTCCCCAACCAAGTGAGTCGGGCGGATGCTATTTTTAATATTGCCCATTTCGGCTTATTGGTACGCGCCTTAGCAACGGGACGAGGTGATTGGTTACAAACTGCCCTCCAGGATACGTTACATCAACCCTACCGACAGGCTTTGATTCCGGGGTATGAAGCGGTACAAACCGCCGCCTTAAAAGCAGGTGCCTATGGAGTGACGATTAGTGGCGCTGGTCCCACTTTGTTGGCGCTTGTCGATCCGATGCAAGCTGAAGCCGTAGTCACCGCTATGGCTGAGGCTTGGCAAGAGGTGGGAATTTCTGCAATAGCGCGATCGCACTCGATTGATACCCAGGGAACCCAAAGCGCGATCGCACCCGCCATTTAA
- a CDS encoding pentapeptide repeat-containing protein, whose product MANANDIVILKQGVENWNRWRLQNINLNQNQSKTNILKLNFNKVDLSGLNLSEYNLQNFNLSRANLSRANLSRANLSRANLYEAICHTTNLSQAILIDTNLIAVFLRNADLRGANLKGADLTDANLSGADLTGANLSQTNLKGANLRNTNLNQANLNGANLSGAILKGAIICQV is encoded by the coding sequence GTGGCAAATGCAAACGATATAGTTATCCTAAAACAAGGTGTTGAAAATTGGAATCGATGGCGACTGCAAAATATTAACTTAAATCAAAATCAGAGTAAAACCAATATACTCAAACTGAACTTTAATAAGGTTGATCTGAGTGGATTGAATCTCAGTGAGTATAATTTGCAAAACTTCAACCTCAGTCGAGCCAATCTCAGTCGAGCCAACCTCAGTCGAGCCAACCTCAGTCGGGCGAATCTCTATGAAGCGATTTGTCATACAACAAACCTGAGTCAAGCCATTTTAATTGATACGAACCTCATCGCTGTTTTCTTAAGAAATGCTGATCTCAGAGGCGCAAATCTGAAAGGCGCGGATTTAACCGATGCGAATCTCAGTGGTGCTGATTTGACAGGCGCTAATCTCAGTCAGACAAACCTGAAAGGAGCAAACCTGAGAAATACCAATCTGAATCAGGCAAATCTCAATGGTGCGAATCTGAGTGGAGCAATTTTGAAGGGCGCGATTATTTGTCAAGTCTAG
- a CDS encoding sensor histidine kinase gives MTKHPIPFLLYLEWILLGIIAIIEFLRFPFPHLPRFPLLNLLGLAVFGIMGLRLPTQKSVKVIYTGVEIGVILLVSLVGKLRMLPLILIILVIRNCFIFERQSRLIITGFAFVLFLMREVDRFQSRSLHPRPPFRPPVLAMPERWLFILLSSIVVFGLVLVFLQLLVDAVLAERRSRDELAQANAQLRRYAIRIEDMATLQERNRIAREIHDSLGHSLITFNLHLEAALRLMESNPAEAKDFLLEVKQVAATALQDVRQSVATLRSNPLQGQSLEDAIASLIQEFHKSTGILPDCQINLSHPVTPDVKMASYRIIQESLTNIYKHAKATEVSIQIWTDSRFHLMIQDNGRGFDVMQNTTGFGLQGMRERTQALGGSFTINTAPGQGCQVRVEW, from the coding sequence ATGACCAAACATCCAATTCCTTTCCTTTTATATCTAGAATGGATTCTCTTGGGAATCATCGCTATCATTGAATTCCTACGATTTCCCTTTCCCCACCTCCCTCGCTTCCCTCTCCTGAATCTGTTGGGTTTAGCTGTCTTTGGCATCATGGGGTTGAGATTACCGACTCAGAAATCGGTCAAGGTGATTTATACCGGCGTGGAAATTGGCGTAATTCTCCTCGTCTCCTTGGTGGGTAAACTTCGTATGTTACCCTTGATTTTAATTATTTTAGTTATCCGAAACTGTTTTATCTTTGAACGGCAAAGCCGCTTAATTATTACCGGATTCGCCTTTGTCTTATTTCTAATGCGAGAAGTTGACCGATTTCAGTCTCGCAGCCTTCACCCTCGCCCTCCCTTTCGCCCGCCAGTTTTGGCAATGCCAGAACGCTGGCTATTTATCCTGTTAAGTTCTATAGTAGTCTTTGGCTTAGTCTTGGTCTTCCTCCAGTTATTAGTTGATGCTGTATTAGCTGAACGGCGCAGTCGGGACGAATTGGCACAGGCAAATGCTCAACTGCGGCGCTATGCTATCCGGATTGAGGATATGGCGACGCTGCAAGAACGGAATCGTATTGCGAGGGAAATCCATGATTCCTTGGGACATTCCCTGATTACGTTTAATCTACACTTAGAAGCCGCGTTGCGACTGATGGAATCAAATCCCGCCGAAGCCAAAGATTTTTTACTCGAAGTCAAACAAGTTGCCGCGACTGCACTGCAAGACGTGCGTCAATCCGTAGCAACCCTGCGTTCTAACCCGTTACAAGGGCAATCTCTAGAGGATGCGATCGCGTCTTTAATCCAAGAGTTCCACAAGTCTACAGGTATCTTACCTGATTGTCAGATCAATTTGTCCCATCCGGTGACGCCTGATGTGAAAATGGCGAGTTATCGGATTATCCAAGAATCCCTCACCAATATTTATAAACACGCCAAAGCCACGGAGGTGAGTATCCAGATTTGGACAGATTCCCGGTTCCATCTGATGATTCAGGATAATGGCAGAGGATTCGATGTGATGCAGAATACCACGGGTTTTGGACTCCAAGGGATGCGGGAACGTACCCAAGCATTAGGCGGTAGTTTTACAATTAACACAGCACCCGGACAAGGGTGTCAAGTTAGGGTTGAGTGGTGA
- a CDS encoding phytochelatin synthase family protein, with translation MHRLKFLKALRIPLSAGIIGFSFATGKLLPQTLPLSQDLINLNSQDGETLLVESNARRDYFPLSIHFETQENLAYCGVASIVMVLNALSIPAPPTANFGDHHIFTQENVLNEQTEKILPAAIIARQGMTLNELGQLLETYPLNAEVYHASEVTLDKFRQMVVENLQDPNNFVLVNYLRKTMGQERGGHISPIAAYNQQSDRFLILDVSRYKYPPIWVEAEDLWQAMATVDSTSEKTRGFVLINRR, from the coding sequence ATGCATCGACTGAAGTTTCTCAAAGCACTTCGCATTCCCCTAAGTGCCGGAATTATCGGGTTTTCCTTTGCCACAGGTAAACTTCTTCCCCAAACATTGCCCCTATCCCAGGATTTAATTAACCTTAACTCTCAGGATGGAGAAACCCTACTCGTTGAAAGTAATGCTCGTCGGGACTATTTCCCCTTAAGTATCCATTTTGAAACCCAGGAAAATTTAGCCTATTGTGGTGTCGCCAGTATAGTGATGGTACTCAACGCCCTTTCTATCCCTGCACCGCCAACCGCTAACTTTGGGGATCATCACATTTTCACCCAAGAAAATGTTTTAAATGAACAAACCGAAAAAATTCTCCCTGCTGCTATCATTGCCCGTCAAGGGATGACCTTAAACGAATTAGGTCAACTCTTAGAAACCTATCCCCTCAACGCCGAAGTTTACCACGCCAGTGAAGTAACTCTGGACAAATTCCGTCAGATGGTGGTAGAGAATTTACAAGACCCCAATAACTTTGTCTTAGTCAACTACTTACGAAAAACCATGGGTCAGGAACGGGGCGGACATATTTCCCCGATCGCGGCTTATAATCAACAGAGCGATCGCTTTCTAATTTTAGATGTATCCCGCTACAAGTATCCACCCATTTGGGTTGAGGCGGAAGACCTTTGGCAAGCCATGGCGACGGTGGATTCTACCTCAGAAAAAACTAGAGGTTTTGTGCTGATCAATCGTCGTTAA
- a CDS encoding response regulator, whose amino-acid sequence MIKILLVDDQSLVRRGLKALLQFEADFEVIGEADNGETAIAQLETLQPDIILMDVRMPVMDGVAATRQIHQRFPHIKLLVLTTFDDDEYITQALHYGASGYLLKDTPPDELAQAIRAVHKGYTQLGPGIGQKIMTQIPASVSNSSTAWDELTPREQEILRLIATGANNREIAQTLYISQKTVKNHITNILSRLNLRDRTQAAIWANSHSIHS is encoded by the coding sequence ATGATTAAAATCCTATTAGTTGATGACCAAAGTCTAGTCCGACGCGGGTTAAAAGCCTTATTACAATTTGAAGCGGATTTCGAGGTTATCGGAGAAGCCGATAATGGAGAAACCGCGATCGCACAACTAGAAACCCTACAACCTGATATTATCCTCATGGATGTGCGTATGCCTGTTATGGATGGTGTCGCCGCTACTCGGCAAATCCATCAACGGTTTCCCCACATCAAACTATTGGTTTTAACCACATTCGATGATGATGAGTATATTACCCAAGCCCTGCATTATGGTGCATCGGGCTATTTACTCAAAGATACACCCCCCGACGAATTAGCCCAAGCGATTCGGGCGGTGCATAAGGGGTATACTCAATTGGGACCAGGAATTGGTCAAAAGATTATGACGCAAATCCCTGCTTCTGTCTCCAATTCCTCCACCGCTTGGGATGAACTAACCCCCAGAGAACAGGAAATCCTCCGCTTAATCGCCACGGGTGCGAATAATCGAGAAATTGCCCAAACTCTGTATATTTCCCAGAAGACCGTGAAGAATCATATTACCAATATCTTAAGCCGATTGAACCTACGCGATCGCACCCAAGCCGCAATCTGGGCAAACTCCCATTCAATCCACAGCTAG
- a CDS encoding DUF1257 domain-containing protein translates to MSHFTTINIQIKNGEILHQTLQELGYHVECNTSVRGYHGNTTEAEYVIRQSNGYDLGFRQNEEAYELVADFWGARINQTEFVNSVNQKYAHKMLMHSVQKQGFNVEEEDVLEDGTVRVVVGRWQ, encoded by the coding sequence ATGTCTCACTTCACCACCATCAACATTCAAATCAAAAACGGCGAAATTCTGCATCAAACATTACAGGAGTTGGGGTATCACGTCGAATGCAATACCTCGGTACGCGGCTATCATGGAAATACCACCGAAGCCGAATACGTGATTCGCCAGTCTAATGGTTACGATTTAGGCTTTCGCCAAAATGAGGAGGCGTATGAACTCGTGGCAGATTTCTGGGGGGCGAGAATTAATCAAACAGAATTCGTCAATTCCGTGAATCAAAAATACGCCCATAAAATGTTAATGCATTCCGTGCAAAAACAAGGATTTAATGTCGAAGAAGAAGACGTATTAGAAGACGGTACAGTGCGGGTAGTTGTGGGACGCTGGCAATAA
- a CDS encoding Spy/CpxP family protein refolding chaperone: MNIKLFPLLASIAAITLAAAPMATFAQPPFAEELNLTTDQQTQLERIRDNKHSQIEQILTPEQREQFQELQGQRQRHREGMRSLNLTEAQRNQMREIHQSAREQMRDVLTEEQQEQMRQMRGNRRGQRGMGRPNQAQ; encoded by the coding sequence ATGAACATCAAACTCTTTCCTCTACTTGCAAGCATCGCTGCAATTACCCTAGCTGCTGCACCCATGGCAACATTTGCCCAACCCCCATTCGCAGAGGAACTCAACCTAACAACCGACCAACAAACGCAGTTAGAACGCATCCGGGATAACAAACACTCGCAAATCGAACAAATTCTCACCCCCGAACAACGGGAACAGTTCCAAGAATTGCAGGGACAACGCCAGCGACACCGGGAAGGGATGCGATCGCTAAATCTGACCGAAGCACAACGGAATCAGATGCGGGAAATTCACCAATCCGCACGGGAACAGATGCGAGATGTTCTAACCGAGGAACAACAGGAACAAATGCGTCAGATGCGGGGAAATCGTCGGGGTCAAAGAGGAATGGGACGCCCAAATCAAGCCCAATAG